ATATTCAATAGTGACGTGATTTGCTGAGCCTCTTGCCCTTTTTTCCaatcactctcttgctctctctctctctctctctctctctctctcccgctctccttctctctttctgaaaTGCAGATCATTCTAGCTGATGAGTGTACGGAGGCAGAGGGCCGACACTGGCACATGAAGCACTTCTGTTGTTTTGAGTGTGAAGCAGCGTTGGGGGGACAGCGGTACATCATGAGAGCGTGCCGGCCGTACTGCTGCTCCTGCTATGAGTCCCTCTATGCAGAGTACTGTGACACCTGTGGGGAACACATAGGTACTGAAACAACACAGGTCCATGTTTGCACAAAGGGAAACATATACACACTTACACAGAGAGAAATATACAACCACTCACACAGAAGTATACACACTCAAACAAGGAGAAttacatacacactaacacatcGAGAAATccatatacactcacacacagacaattTTCTTAGACCCGCTTTGTCTTCCAGGTATAGACCAGGGGCAAATGACCTATGAGGGCCAGCACTGGCATGCTGCCAAGTCGTGTTTCTGCTGTGCCCGCTGTCGGCTCCCCTTGCTGGGGCGGCCCTTCCTCCCACGTGGGGGCCTCATCTTTTGCTCCAGGTCCTGCTCCCTGGGAGAGGACCCAGATAACTCAGACTCGTGTGACTCAGCCCTCCAGAGCCGGCATCCGCAGCACAGACGCTGTGAGACAGATGAGAAGATCCAGCAGCCGCAGCGCTGCTCCCCACAGCAACCACCGGAGGGAGCCAACATCCCTGTTGTCCCAGGAGAAGTCTGCATTCATGCTGCACTGGAAAATAGACGTAGGGGCTTACTGTACATACATAGATGCAGATGGCATTTATATGTTATGTAGGTCATGCCTGAGCCTTTTTATTTCCCCAGCATGTAACAGCTTTGTAATACtcatacacatacaaacataagatagattattttacttatttaGCAGGCTCTTTTATCCAAAGTAACTTTGATCACATGCTCAAAACAATAGATTTTAGAAGATTACATAGGCTTTTCTATTTAAACAAGGTGTGTTTTCTCTTCATTTCATCTGTCTCACAGGTGTTCACATCTCTACTAATGTTCCGAATGGAGACCCCCCATCACTCAACGGTCATCCAAACCTCAGAGGGTCCTACTCTCCCCTTCCCCATTGTCACTTAGCCAATAACTGGGGACCATCTTGTCCTGTCGACCAATCACTCAGCAGTTTGCACCCTGGAGATTGTGGCAAGCATCCAGGCAGTAGTCTGGAGTTTTTAGGAGAGCCCAATGGCTATGCGGGGCAACCCCTTACCAGTTTCAGTAGAGGAACGTCTACTGCAAAGGACTGTGGGAACTGTGTGGAGAGAAGTAGTCAAGTTATGCAAGGTATTACACAAGGCAATAACATGCATCATAAGTTAAAGTGGGACTGTTCAGAATGAAAAAGTTAACTGTGGTGCTCTGTTAGATAAAATTGGCCACAAGCAAGAGTTGAATAGTATTCTATAAATCTGTAACCAAGTCTTACTCACCTCCTGTTATTGTGAGTTGATTGAACAGAAATTGTATCCCTtgctttttttatttataaatggaggtattttatttgttttctctccctcttcccagtGTTTCCTCCCCCGAGGAACTCCTCCTTACCTGCATCACTAAACCATCCCAGTCCTGCTGACCCTCTGCCCCTCCCGCCCCCTCAACCCAAGTCTTGTGATTTGATAATCAGGCCAAGTCTGCACCAACCAGAGCCAATCCCCCCTGACCCTAGCCCCCAATCAAGTCGAAGTGGGATAGCCAGGGTCAGTTTCCGAGAGCCAATCAGCTGCAGCTACTCtgtggaggaggatgaggagagaagagagggggatgaagaacaggcagaggaagaggatggaggtTTTGGGAGCAGATTACATATGCAGAAGGGCATTCCACCTCAAATGGACCTACTGGGTAAGAGACAGAGACAACTTTTTTTTTCGTTCTCTTTTTCTTTTCATCACAAATGCCAACCGTCTTTCATTTTTTGCGTCTCCTCACAGATGGTTCATACCAACATCGTAGTTTACGGCGGGGGTGGAACCGTGGCCGTGTGGCTTCCGACTCCACTCTCCACCTAGGCACAGAGACACGTTTCCGTCACTCTCAGCCGGACAGGCCCCGTCTGGATGCTCTAGAAAggagacgagagagggagagtgtttccctctcttcccctggcATCACAGAGCCCCCATTACTCAACCTCCAGCCAACCCAGTACAACAAACATGAGGACTCCTGCTctacctgctcctcctcctcagacTCAGAGGAAGATGGTTACTTCCTGGGGCAGCCTATCCCCCTGCCCCCCCAGCTAACCCACAGGCCCCAGTctgtggatggagagagggaaggagagagggatggaaagaaggaaggagagaaggacatGGGGTTGAGAAACAGCCTGAGAAGGAAGAGAAGGGCCAATGGCCTTGGTGCAAAGGACAAAGACAAGAACTGTGCCATCTCCTAAGTTTGACCCTCACAGTGAAAGTTCTGTTTTTCAACGATCAAGCCAATATCCAATATTAATCTGTAACATGTTGGGGATACTTTGAATACAATACTCCTATCCAGCAGACTTAAACCACTATACTATAGGAAGgcaagaggaaacagagagagtgactggctggctgtaagATGTATTAGAGGGATCAgatcaaaaataaaaatgttatgttTTGTATATTGTTTCGGGCGCTTTTTTGCACAGTAGAGTGAATCTGGCATCCATCTAGGAAGTTCTGTAAGAAAATGTCACTGTGTTCCCGCAGTGTATGTTATAGGATTTACTCAGAAATGTGAAGAAATTCACTTTACATTATATTCAAGTGAATTTGTGGAGAGAGAACGCTCATTCCAGTATAAACATGTAAGCATTTATTGTGGGAAGTTAGTCCTATTCAAAAATAGAAAGATAATCTCATTAATGTAGATTAAAGATTTGAGGATTCCTTCTCAGATTCTACATTTCTTTGAGGGTATTCATGGGCAtttgtctcgctcgctcgctcactctctgTTTCCAAACATGAACATTAGAGAGTTCTTCAGAAAAGAATGTGCTGGCAGTGTTCAGTCACATTATTTCACCAAGGTCGATATAAACTAAGATTCTGACTTTTAATATTTTTGTAgcataccatttttttttttactttgagtgTTATATGCAATGTTACACATTTTATGAGAATAATGATTGGAAATATTTGTTCAACCAAATAGTTGGCTAAATATTCTGTGAGAGAAGTGAGTACCAAAACAGAGTGTTGGTCCCACACAGTGAGATTCAAAGACTATATGTGCACACTAACCTGGACTGTGAATGTTGGTGTGTATGTtcatgtgtgtatgttttgacAACCTATcatatcaaaatgtatttgtcacatgcgctgaatacaacaggtttacagtaccgtgaaatgcttactaatgagccctttcccaacaatgcagagttaaaaagtaagaaaaattaGCAAAAAAGGAAATGGTAACACAatagaataagaatatatacaaaGTTCTCACTTTGATGTAAAGCCTCCCTATGTGAGCATATGATATTCAAAAAAGGAAATTGAGTACATTCATTGATTTTTAGATCAAAACACATTTACTTCAAGTCTAGTTATTATTATGATTCTCTTGGGTGCTGGTTCCTGTTTTCAATGTTTTTTGTTGAAACGTAAAACACTTTGATTAAACTTTCACTTTTCAGAGATTGTGAGGAAACTACAGTTTCTGCAAGTTTTGTACTAGGAGAAATAAATTAATTGAAAACTACAATTTCTCATTTCATAtctgaatatacactgagtgtacaaaacattaggaacaccttcagaatattgagttgcaccctcttttgccctcagaacagcctcaattcgttggggcatggactctacaaggcgtcgaaagcgttccacaaggtTGCTGGCtgatgttgattccaatgcttcccacagttgtcaagttggctggttgtcatttgggtggtggaccattcttaagacacacaggaaactgttgagtgtcgaaaaacccagcagcgttgcagttgttgacactcaaaccggtgtgcctggcacctactaccataccctgttcaaaggcacttaaatcttttgtcttgcccattcaccctctgaatggcacacacacacaatccatgtctcaattgtctcaaggcttaaaaatcattctttaacctgtctcctccccttcattaacaggtgacatcaataagggatcatagctttcacctggttagtctatcATGGAAAaagcatgttttgtacactcagtgtatgtttcatTCATTTCAATATTATGTTTCATTTTGACAACTAACTCCAACAATGGTCTTTTGTACAGTCTATGGTCCACACACTGACCTTCTTCAGAGGAAGGCTTCTGATCAGAGATGGGTCTGTTATTGTCTAACGGGTTTATTATTACAAACACCAGCATGCTTTGAAGAATAAATCATTCGAGGAAAATAAACTGTCATGTGACAGAAGAAGCCAGTCTACTTCCTTATGTAGGAGTGATTGGTCAGTGTAGTCAGGTGGGGGAGGGAGTAGAACAaggaggagcagcagcagcacatgAGTCGTCTGACAGGTTTGGCTGGTCTGTTGCTTGCTCCCTTCTATTCTGGAACACATTCACACGCTACAGTACATTTCTACAGTTCTTATCCTTTGTGGCGTGATGAGCTGTAGAGAGGCCTAGAGTTCCGTTGGGGACCTGTAAGATTCTACTTCCACTCTAAAGGTGAGTTTTCATTGGAATGTAAAGcctgagtaagtgtgtgtgtgtgtcctaggaACCAACGCATTCAAACAAACAGGATCAAAGAACACTAGGACAAGACCGTCTATAAGGCCTTGACTGTGTGAGAGGTCCTTTCAGTTTCATGTATATACCTGGCTTGTAAGTTTCTACTAGTCTTTTCTCATTCACCTCCTGGTTCAACCCATGGTGTTAGGTGGTTTTCCTTCCTAAATGGAACAAGCTGAGACTTGAGCCTGGGTTGAACGAGAAGGATCTGTATGTTCATTTTACATAGCACTTTACAGAACTTTGTGTTCAGTAGTACTGTACTTGGAGAACTTAGCCTAATAAAATAGAATGTCCTCTGCCCTCACTGACCTGCATTGTACTGTGTGTACAGTaggagtgtgagagtgagaggagaAGCAACATTGAGATAAAGAGATAAGGCCATGCAGGTGAGAGTGCAGTGAGACAGTTGTTGCTTGAGGTGGAATGAGAATGTGTCTGTCACACAGACTGTTAGTGTGGTGTATTTTAAACTCACTCTTCCTCTTTCATAAAGCAATGAGTACTGGCTTGTCATTGATACCTTTGCACTTTATCTACCAACGGTGCATGACACCACACAATAGGAATCTCTTTAGAAGTTAATAACAGGCCTACACGCTTAGCTTCTTGTTCCCCAGTAGGGTCAGATACGTGGAATTATTTCCCTGACCCAACCCCCTTGTATCCAGCTACACAAGTGAATGTTTGTTGCTGTGTTCACTGATCGTCAGCAAATTTACTGTGTGTTCTTCTAAGCAAAACAAATATTCAGATAGCGAATTGATGACTGACTACAGTCAACTCCTAGATGGGTGGGTCAAGTGTTACGGTTTCAGAAATACAAACCAGACAACCCTAGGGTCTGAAGTCTAGAGCAAGCCCAGCACAACCCCCTAGCAACTGGGAGCTTTATTTAAAGATGGTGTggcattgttcccctctaacagctgttggggtgtgtgtctgggtattcctccaaacaATAGTTTGTTGACAGCTggtgagcccccccccccccccccccacttttcTTCAGTCCTCTCTCAAGCTCAGGCTTTTCACTGGCCTTACAATGAATGAAAATGAAGTGTGGAAGTTTATTGTGTTATGTTCTTGAGATCGATGGGTGCTAGGTGTAATTGTTAAATGTTTGGACCCACAGCCAATGGCCTGCATCCGACCCGCCCCTTTTCTATTCAGATGTATAACATtctgtgttgtgattggctgcatcctggggttttgtgggtgcAGGGGGGAGGAGCCATTATACTGTTGACTTACAATATCCCTGAATCAACCACAGCACTTTATAGTGCTTAGTGTGAGTTGCTGTATCAGTTACATTGGGGcagtatctctgtatctctccctctgtctgaggTAACTGTGAATTTATATTGATTGATGTTTTGTCTCTTTCCTCTGACATATATCTGATGGTGTGTAAGTTGCTGTCTGATGTGTGAtgttgtttctcctttttctacaGAACATCCAGACTTTAGGGCACCAGGGTTCAAGTGAGATCCCGTGGGAACTGGACGAAGACGGAATCATATCAGCCAAGATCAAAATCCTGTCAACTTTCATGGGACAGTAGGATCCTGGACGGATGGCATCCAAAGAAGTTTGACTTTGGGTGGCCAAAAACAGCAGGAGAAAGACGGGAGTCAAGGACAACCCACCCATGTTACCCCCCACTCCCATCTCCAGCATGCCTGTGGAGACCCCCCAGCCTGTCCTGGCACAGCCGGTGAGGGCTGCTGGGATGCCCAACCCCAACCGCATACTCATGCCAAACCGCCTCCTCCTCCAACCAAGAACAGCGGAAGCAGCTGAGCCCAGGCAGAGCGCGGTGGAGAGGCTGGCGGCAGACAAGGCTAAATACGTCAAGAGTCAGGTGGCCCCCTCCAAGCAGCAGCCAATAAAAGTGCCTCCGCCTGTCATGCGCAAACCTCTGATGTCCCCAGCTACCGGACTGCGGCCAACCCGTAAGACCCAACCGCCTCGCTTTAACTACACCCAGCAAGGGAGTGCCCCATTGGACCTGGAGCACCTGAGTAACCTGATCAATGGGGTGGGTGAGGCTGAAACTCCCCCTACCTCCCCCACCATGGACCCAGTGGAGAGTAGTCAGGCCCCTGACTGCCCCACCACCACTAacatctctccctgtccctctccattcTCTGCTGGGGCTGCTGAGGGGATCCCAACCCCCTGCCCTGAATGGTCCACCCCAGTCAAATTAAGGATAAATGCCTCTGGCCCACTAAGTCCTTCTGGATGTCCAGCTGCAGTGACCATACGTAGAGTGGACGTAATACCCCAACACCACCATACCATGCCAGTGAGGAAGCCTTTCAGAGCACGGCATCAGATGCATCGCCCATTGCAGCCCATGGCTCTGCATCCACACACCCAGATCCACAACGCTATGTCACCTCTTCGTCTCTTCCACCCCCGAACTACCTATGCACCAGGCCCTGCATCTCCTAAACCAGTCCCAGCCCCTCCACCACAAGACCACACCCCAACCCCCAACTCCTCGTCTACCCCCGTTCACTTACCAGTCAGCTACCCTGTACTTCCGCCCTCCCCATCGGTCACTCGCCCGTCCTCTGGTAGCTCCAGGAAACGGCCCTCTCTGACCCGCTCCAAATCAGACATGAGTGACCGTTACTCCCGGGCCAGTACTGACCTGGAGCGCTTCTTCAACCTGTGTGGTTTGGACCCTTCGGAGGTGCAGGTGCTGAAGGGGCCGGGCTCGGACATTGTGTCCCTTGCACAGTTCCGCAGTGCCAGTGCTCCTGGGTCAGAGTGTGCAGGACATGAGGgtgaagaggaagaagagaacGGTGGGCCTGCAGAGCCGGCTCCCTATGGTGTCTCGGTCATTGAGAGGAACGCCAGAGTGATCAAGTGGCTTTATGGTATCCGCCAATCCAAGGATACTGCGAGGAGCACCAACATGTAGGGCCATGAGACTGATGTAAATAGAGGTGGGGGAGAAAAACATGGAGGTACACTCTAAACATAATTCCTGTACAGAGAAAAAAACTGGAGAAGTCTGACTGCCGTATAAACCAACCAATGAAAATGAAAGGAATGGACTGATGTGTACTAATAGTGAAATAAAATGTTGTCTGTTAAAGTAGTATGATAGTGTTGGACATCATTTGTGCAAGATATTTGGTACTTTGTACTACCACCCATTTCACCTTAATTGACAACAAAGATAACTTACTTGTAATTTGACTGGTTATCAGAATTGTGTTCTGTTTTTTTAtgagaaatacatcaacatatttgtttttgtctcaTACTGGGGCTTACAAGTCTTTATTTTTGGTTGTGCTGCTGTCTGATTGCTTTGTTACTGTCTGTTCAGATGATCTGTTTCTAAATAAATACCATTAACAATGTTAAAGTAAACTgatctgaggtgtgtgtgttcatcatTCATGTTCTCTGTTTTCGAGGGGTGTAGCTGGGGCGGGAAAAGGTATGTGGGACTGACTGGGTGAAATTACAGGAGAGTTTCACGAGGTCATGGGAGTCCAATTCAATATGAAGTTTCTGTTGAACATTTGGCTTAGTGTGTTTTTACTCCATTTGAACTTGAGCAACTCATGATTAATGACAATGTGAAACAATGATTTGATTTATCAGAAGCACTTATTTGGTTCTCCATCCTCTTGGACTACCGTTTCCTCAAACACCTTTTTGTGTTAACACTTTAGTGCTTCATGGGTGGGTTCACTGGGTTGATGTACTTTGGCAGGAGTTTCTCACTTTCAAAGGGCCAGGGTTGTTCTGTGGGATTGTCAACAATTAAGACGTGTCCATTGTTACCAGATACTTGTAGTACTTAGCTTGTTCTCATGTCAGAAGCAGAGAAACATCCTGAAGTTGTAGGACAGAGATATACCTTATAGAGGAGGCAACGGTGACCTGGAGTGGACTGTAACCACCGGAGAAGCCTAGTTCCAAAAGATGAGCTGCTTCAAGACTTTTACAGATCTTGAGGAGTCATTTACTCGCCCAAACCATTGATGGAAACACATGCAACGACAGCCATCAATGCAAGACTACTGTAAGCTTTAATTTAATGTTTGAATTTCTTAAATATAAGACTGTTCACCTCTCTTGGGGAGGTggcgtcccacccacggttcacactattcaacagccagtgaaaaatcagagcgccaaattcaaaaccacaaaatgtcaattcaaagttctcaaacatatgactattttacaccattttaaagatgcatctccttaatgtaaccacattgtccgatttcaaaaaggctttacggcgaaagcattaagttagattatgttaggacagttccaacacaagaaaaaccacacagccatttttctagCAAGGACAGGAGTCACAAAAAActgaaaaccagctaaaattatgcactaacctttgacgatcttcatcagatgacactcctaggacatcatgttacacaatacatgcattttgtgttcgatcaagttgatatttatatccaaaaacagccttttacattggcgagagtgatgttcagaaaatattttgcctccaatactgccggtgaatcagcactacaatttacaaaaatactcataaacgttgataaaacaaagtgttattcaaagaattatagatgaacatctcctttatgcaaccgctgtgacatatttcaaaaaagcttcacggggaaagcacactgcaataatctgagtactgcgctcagaaaaagacatcaagtaatacagatacccgccattttggagtcatctaaaatcataaatagcattagaaatattcacttacctttgatcttcatcagaaggcacttccaggaatcccaggtccacaatacattttgttttgttcgataaagtccataatttatgtccaaatagctccttgttgtttgcgcgttcagtaagctactccaagtgtaggaagcgcggccaaaatgtcacaatgaaaagtcaaaaaaagttatatttacgttcgttcaaacatgtcaaacgttgtatagcatcaatctttagggccttttttaacttagaacttcaataatattccaaccggacgattccaatgtcttgaaagacgttttggaacacagctacccctcacgtgaatgcgcgccaatgaactcatgtgctttcctgagtcaacaacttccaacttcctttgttggctatctgttcaccatagacacctcaaacaactttctaaagactgttgacatctagtggaagccttaggaagtgcaaaatgaaccctaagtcactgtgtgttagataggcaatcacttgaaaaaactacagcctcagatcctccatttcctggttggatTGTTTCTCAGGttattgcctgccatatgagttctgttatactcacagacatctttcaaacagttttagaaacgtcagagtgttttctatccaaatctactaatatgcatattctagttcctgggcccgagtagtaggccgtttaatttgggtacctTTTtcgtccggccgtgaaaatactgccccctacccaagagaggttaagtatCTTTTATTGTGCTTAGTAAACAAAAAATGGGTATAGAATGTTGATTTTTCTCTTTAGAGAAGACTTCACTTCATGTTTTCAACTTGTTCCTGAGACAGGTAGCTGGGCTGTGGAATAGGACAGGAAAAACACAAGATCCTATTCACACCCTTTATTTtactctctctcgatctctgttTTTCTATCTCACAAgcatgtatgtcctgtgtgtgtgtgtgtgtctctgtaataTATCTGGTCACTGTAGAGGCCAGGGGGCTTCTTCTGTCCAGGAAGCTGTGCTATGCCATGGGAGGCGTGCCATATCAGATTACTACTGTTGACATGGGCTTGGCTTTATCAGATGTTCCTGCTGgatgttctacaggtcagtaatgTTACTCATTGCCTGCatgccagtcagttagtcagtcaactCCActgtctcatgtctgtctgtctagtctcTCTGGCCTGGAGTCCTTTCTGTCCCTGGCTCTTTTGCAGATTGAGGCCTTCTATGTTTCTCTGATCCTTCAAGAGGAACTGACccatccctaccttcaggctagtgAGCCGCAGCGGTTTGACACCCATTGGCAAACTCATGCCATGGTTAGTGGATCTCAGTAATGCCTTCCATTTTTATATTGACTTTGGGCAGTGCATTCTAGCATCCCTTTCtgtatttttgtgtttttcagggtGGTTGTCTCCATGCCTTTTGGGGTCTTCTCCTATGTCCTGCTGTAGTTCATGTCTCAAGCCTTCAGTGTTCCCTGGTACCTCACAGCAAGCTGCCTGTTTGAATCCCTCATGATATCCAGCCTGTTATCTACTCTTCCTTCACATACAGTATGACCCACCAACCCTATCTCCAAGTCTTCATCCTCTACATCCTCAACCACTGTTTGTCTTGCTCCATTTCTGTATCATCATGACTACTGTATGTATCCCAAACAAATTACTTGGCTGTAGCCTGATCTCTGCAGGGATATTGCCGTTGCTTCTTCAGAATTACCTGACTGTATGAAACAAGAAGTACCATTTACATTCCTTCGGGCATCAGTATGGTTACTGCCTTCCATACACTTCCTGTGTAAGTGTGACCATGGTTACAAGGTGCAATTCTTGACTGACTCTATAGTTACAGAAATCACAAACCCCTTTTTTTCACCATGGTTTCTGTCTCTTTCCTGACAgtgtattaacctctctagggtaggtggaacgaaatcgtcccgcactattcaacagccagtgacacatcagagcgccaaatttaaaaccacaaaatgtcataattcaaagttctcaaacataggactattttacaccatttgaaagataagactctcgttaatctaaccacattgtccgatttcaaaaaggctttacagcgaaagcaaaacattagattatgttcggagagtacatagccagaaataaccacacagccattttcaagcaagcatatatgtcacaaaaaccaaaaacacagctaaatgcagcactaacctttgatgatcttcatcagatgacactcctaggacattattttatacaatacatgcatgttttgttcaatcaagttcatatttatatcaaaaaccagctttttacattagcatgtgatgttcagaactagcaactagcatacacaccgcaaacttccggtgaatttacttaattactcagcataaaacgttcacaaaatacataacaattattttaagaattatagatacagaactcctttatgcaatcacggtgtcagattttaaaatagcttttcggcgaaagcacattttgcaatattctgagtagatagcccggccatcacggctagctaatttgacacccaccaagtttggccctcaccaaactcagatttactataagaaaaattggattacctttgctgttcttcgtcagaatgcactcccaggacttctacttcaacaacaaatgttgttttggttcgaaataatccatagttatattgaaatagctcccttttgttcgtgcgttcaggtcacaatccgaagtGTGACGCGCGA
The DNA window shown above is from Salmo salar chromosome ssa13, Ssal_v3.1, whole genome shotgun sequence and carries:
- the LOC106567229 gene encoding prickle planar cell polarity protein 3-A; protein product: MFTRGSKKRRSNRSEEEDPDRGQPCMRCGDQCPGFHMHGWRKICVHCKCVREEHAVRTVPGQLERMMVKLVSDLQRHSISDDDSGCASEEYTWVPPGLKPEQVYQYFSCIPEDRVPYANSSGERYRIKQLLHQLPAHDSEPQYCNHLDEEEKKELRMFSQQRKRENLGRGMVRLFPVTMTGAICQQCGRQICGGDIAVFASRAGHGSCWHPQCFQCASCTELLVDLIYFYQDGQIYCGRHHAERIKPRCQACDEIILADECTEAEGRHWHMKHFCCFECEAALGGQRYIMRACRPYCCSCYESLYAEYCDTCGEHIGIDQGQMTYEGQHWHAAKSCFCCARCRLPLLGRPFLPRGGLIFCSRSCSLGEDPDNSDSCDSALQSRHPQHRRCETDEKIQQPQRCSPQQPPEGANIPVVPGEVCIHAALENRRVHISTNVPNGDPPSLNGHPNLRGSYSPLPHCHLANNWGPSCPVDQSLSSLHPGDCGKHPGSSLEFLGEPNGYAGQPLTSFSRGTSTAKDCGNCVERSSQVMQVFPPPRNSSLPASLNHPSPADPLPLPPPQPKSCDLIIRPSLHQPEPIPPDPSPQSSRSGIARVSFREPISCSYSVEEDEERREGDEEQAEEEDGGFGSRLHMQKGIPPQMDLLDGSYQHRSLRRGWNRGRVASDSTLHLGTETRFRHSQPDRPRLDALERRRERESVSLSSPGITEPPLLNLQPTQYNKHEDSCSTCSSSSDSEEDGYFLGQPIPLPPQLTHRPQSVDGEREGERDGKKEGEKDMGLRNSLRRKRRANGLGAKDKDKNCAIS
- the f110a gene encoding FAM110A isoform X1, coding for MLPPTPISSMPVETPQPVLAQPVRAAGMPNPNRILMPNRLLLQPRTAEAAEPRQSAVERLAADKAKYVKSQVAPSKQQPIKVPPPVMRKPLMSPATGLRPTRKTQPPRFNYTQQGSAPLDLEHLSNLINGVGEAETPPTSPTMDPVESSQAPDCPTTTNISPCPSPFSAGAAEGIPTPCPEWSTPVKLRINASGPLSPSGCPAAVTIRRVDVIPQHHHTMPVRKPFRARHQMHRPLQPMALHPHTQIHNAMSPLRLFHPRTTYAPGPASPKPVPAPPPQDHTPTPNSSSTPVHLPVSYPVLPPSPSVTRPSSGSSRKRPSLTRSKSDMSDRYSRASTDLERFFNLCGLDPSEVQVLKGPGSDIVSLAQFRSASAPGSECAGHEGEEEEENGGPAEPAPYGVSVIERNARVIKWLYGIRQSKDTARSTNM